The proteins below are encoded in one region of Salvia miltiorrhiza cultivar Shanhuang (shh) unplaced genomic scaffold, IMPLAD_Smil_shh fragScaff_scaffold_149, whole genome shotgun sequence:
- the LOC131002595 gene encoding putative late blight resistance protein homolog R1C-3 isoform X1 translates to MAAYAAIVSLMNTINQIEHHPSPPISIDKQQVESLTQIVTFLQEFLECYKSPVADGDEADPLEMRIVDAAHAVEDVIESHIVNVIELVRSSPNEEFLQGYVVDAAHAAEEVNSREEVSCIDFYQDLQQVIEEMDVIKKEAMETSAEPQLQRKVSSTHAGSLTSSSTVKESMMVGFDDVQLQLLDWLTGGNRNRQIIPITGMGGIGKTTLARHIFEHALVKEHFDIRAWTTISQTYNVRETLREVLHQASGDSRNDLSDENELGENLYKYLWGRRYLIILDDMWSLEVWDKIRFFFPDYNDGSRVIVTTRLSNLATKLTSSNSIGMRFLDDVCSWSLFSKTVFGDEVFPLQLEEIGKKIVGKCKGLPLSIAVIGGLLAKSELTLEYWEHIEENLSSIVNSENDEYWLRVLKLSYDHLLAYLKPCFLYMGMFGEDEAIRVAKLKRLWVSEGFLKPIINKSLETIANEYLKELVDRNLILVHELGVVGNIKYCKMHDLLRDLCLKEAEKQRFYYVLGQHCPQGINSQRRIVMETMSSRARSFLCHGNTVPELLDFRFLRTYEYSRGYLEENVFQLVNLRYLSAKFREGFQIPSSISLLWNLHTLIVDSPKKLTAPVEIWKMHQLKHVEFANAGMYLPDPRSGHSDVMMENLETLKGVIDFNLNEEMVKRIPNIKRLSIRYMDKVILDRVKCLSYLQCLSKLESLRCSTEYVSDAEYLQCISFPRSLKKLCLVCGKFFHLEEILEKIASLPLLEKLTLTFGQFATRRWEIVEGQFPSLKYLRLWQCADMECWTLEGSCLPRLEQLRLWWMESLEEFPSEIGEIPTLKSIELWRCSESMAVSVKKIVEEQEELQGDPPFHVIVKSRKVSQELQSLATPNFRVVKWV, encoded by the exons ATGGCAGCCTATGCAGCCATAGTTTCTCTTATGAATACCATCAATCAGATCGAGCACCACCCTTCCCCTCCAATTTCTATTGACAAACAACAAGTTGAATCTCTCACTCAAATTGTTACCTTTTTGCAGGAATTTCTTGAATGTTATAAGTCCCCTGTTGCTGACGGAGATGAAGCTGATCCGCTGGAGATGCGTATTGTAGATGCAGCTCATGCGGTTGAAGATGTTATTGAATCACATATTGTGAACGTGATTGAACTGGTTAGATCTAGTCCCAATGAA GAATTTCTCCAAGGCTATGTTGTAGATGCAGCTCATGCGGCTGAAGAAGTGAATTCTAGAGAGGAAGTCAGTTGCATCGACTTCTATCAAGATCTACAGCAAGTGATTGAAGAAATGGATGTGATCAAGAAGGAAGCCATGGAGACTTCAGCTGAACCTCAGCTGCAGAGAAAGGTCTCCTCGACTCATGCTGGCTCCTTGACATCCTCTTCCACTGTGAAGGAAAGCATGATGGTGGGCTTTGATGACGTGCAACTTCAACTCTTGGATTGGCTCACTGGAGGGAACCGTAACCGCCAAATCATCCCAATCACAGGGATGGGCGGGattggtaagaccactcttgcccgACATATATTTGAGCATGCCCTCGTTAAGGAGCATTTTGATATTCGTGCATGGACTACAATTTCTCAAACCTATAATGTTAGAGAAACACTTAGAGAAGTTCTTCACCAAGCGAGCGGAGATTCGAGGAATGACTTGAGTGACGAAAACGAATTGGGAGAAAACTTGTACAAGTATTTATGGGGTAGGAGGTATCTCATAATACTTGATGATATGTGGAGTTTAGAGGTGTGGGACAAGATAAGGTTTTTCTTTCCCGATTACAATGATGGGAGTCGAGTAATCGTAACAACTAGGCTCTCAAACTTGGCTACTAAGTTGACAAGCTCTAACAGCATTGGTATGAGATTTTTAGATGATGTTTGTAGCTGGAGTTTGTTCTCCAAAACTGTATTTGGGGATGAGGTTTTTCCTCTTCAACTCGAGGAAATCGGAAAGAAGATCGTGGGGAAGTGTAAGGGACTTCCTTTGTCGATTGCTGTGATTGGGGGTCTTTTGGCAAAGTCCGAACTTACATTGGAGTATTGGGAGCACATAGAGGAAAACTTAAGCTCAATAGTGAAttcggaaaatgatgaatattggTTGAGAGTATTGAAACTAAGTTATGACCATTTGCTTGCCTATCTGAAGCCTTGTTTTTTGTACATGGGGATGTTTGGGGAAGATGAGGCAATTAGGGTCGCAAAACTCAAGAGGCTATGGGTTTCTGAAGGCTTTCTCAAACCAATAATCAATAAAAGCTTGGAAACAATTGCCAATGAGTATTTGAAGGAGCTAGTCGATAGAAACCTCATTCTAGTTCATGAGTTAGGGGTAGTTGGGAATATTAAGTACTGCAAAATGCATGATTTACTGAGAGATCTATGTTTGAAAGAAGCTGAAAAGCAGAGGTTTTATTATGTGTTAGGGCAACATTGTCCTCAAGGGATAAATAGCCAACGCCGCATTGTCATGGAAACTATGTCGTCACGTGCTCGTTCTTTCTTATGTCATGGCAATACGGTTCCAGAATTGCTAGATTTCAGATTTTTGAGGACATATGAGTATTCCAGAGGGTATTTAGAAGAAAATGTGTTTCAATTGGTGAACTTGAGGTACCTTTCGGCTAAATTTCGTGAGGGGTTCCAAATCCCTTCTTCAATTAGTCTGCTCTGGAATCTACACACACTAATTGTTGATTCTCCCAAGAAACTTACTGCACCAGTAGAAATTTGGAAAATGCATCAGCTTAAGCATGTCGAGTTCGCAAATGCAGGAATGTATCTCCCAGATCCTCGGAGCGGGCATAGTGATGTTATGATGGAGAATCTAGAGACGCTCAAAGGAGTGATTGATTTCAACTTGAATGAAGAAATGGTTAAGAGAATTCCCAATATCAAGAGACTGTCTATAAGATACATGGATAAAGTAATATTGGACAGAGTGAAGTGCCTTAGCTATCTTCAATGTCTGAGTAAGCTGGAAAGCTTGAGGTGCAGTACTGAATATGTAAGTGATGCTGAGTATCTGCAGTGTATTAGCTTCCCGCGCTCACTCAAGAAGCTGTGTTTGGTATGCGGAAAGTTCTTCCATTTGGAGGAAATTCTGGAAAAGATAGCTTCATTACCACTTCTTGAGAAGCTCACACTGACTTTTGGGCAGTTTGCAACACGCAGATGGGAAATAGTTGAAGGCCAATTCCCCAGCCTCAAATACTTGAGATTGTGGCAGTGTGCGGATATGGAATGTTGGACGTTAGAGGGCTCCTGCTTGCCACGCCTTGAGCAACTTCGTCTCTGGTGGATGGAGTCGTTGGAGGAGTTCCCTTCAGAAATTGGAGAAATACCAACACTCAAATCAATTGAATTGTGGAGATGCAGTGAATCAATGGCTGTGTCTGTGAAAAAGATAGTAGAGGAACAAGAGGAATTACAAGGGGACCCACCCTTTCATGTTATAGTTAAGTCACGCAAGGTCAGCCAAGAACTGCAGAGCTTGGCAACTCCCAACTTTCGTGTAGTCAAATGGGTGTAG
- the LOC131002595 gene encoding putative late blight resistance protein homolog R1C-3 isoform X2 codes for MAAYAAIVSLMNTINQIEHHPSPPISIDKQQVESLTQIVTFLQEFLECYKSPVADGDEADPLEMRIVDAAHAVEDVIESHIVNVIELEFLQGYVVDAAHAAEEVNSREEVSCIDFYQDLQQVIEEMDVIKKEAMETSAEPQLQRKVSSTHAGSLTSSSTVKESMMVGFDDVQLQLLDWLTGGNRNRQIIPITGMGGIGKTTLARHIFEHALVKEHFDIRAWTTISQTYNVRETLREVLHQASGDSRNDLSDENELGENLYKYLWGRRYLIILDDMWSLEVWDKIRFFFPDYNDGSRVIVTTRLSNLATKLTSSNSIGMRFLDDVCSWSLFSKTVFGDEVFPLQLEEIGKKIVGKCKGLPLSIAVIGGLLAKSELTLEYWEHIEENLSSIVNSENDEYWLRVLKLSYDHLLAYLKPCFLYMGMFGEDEAIRVAKLKRLWVSEGFLKPIINKSLETIANEYLKELVDRNLILVHELGVVGNIKYCKMHDLLRDLCLKEAEKQRFYYVLGQHCPQGINSQRRIVMETMSSRARSFLCHGNTVPELLDFRFLRTYEYSRGYLEENVFQLVNLRYLSAKFREGFQIPSSISLLWNLHTLIVDSPKKLTAPVEIWKMHQLKHVEFANAGMYLPDPRSGHSDVMMENLETLKGVIDFNLNEEMVKRIPNIKRLSIRYMDKVILDRVKCLSYLQCLSKLESLRCSTEYVSDAEYLQCISFPRSLKKLCLVCGKFFHLEEILEKIASLPLLEKLTLTFGQFATRRWEIVEGQFPSLKYLRLWQCADMECWTLEGSCLPRLEQLRLWWMESLEEFPSEIGEIPTLKSIELWRCSESMAVSVKKIVEEQEELQGDPPFHVIVKSRKVSQELQSLATPNFRVVKWV; via the exons ATGGCAGCCTATGCAGCCATAGTTTCTCTTATGAATACCATCAATCAGATCGAGCACCACCCTTCCCCTCCAATTTCTATTGACAAACAACAAGTTGAATCTCTCACTCAAATTGTTACCTTTTTGCAGGAATTTCTTGAATGTTATAAGTCCCCTGTTGCTGACGGAGATGAAGCTGATCCGCTGGAGATGCGTATTGTAGATGCAGCTCATGCGGTTGAAGATGTTATTGAATCACATATTGTGAACGTGATTGAACTG GAATTTCTCCAAGGCTATGTTGTAGATGCAGCTCATGCGGCTGAAGAAGTGAATTCTAGAGAGGAAGTCAGTTGCATCGACTTCTATCAAGATCTACAGCAAGTGATTGAAGAAATGGATGTGATCAAGAAGGAAGCCATGGAGACTTCAGCTGAACCTCAGCTGCAGAGAAAGGTCTCCTCGACTCATGCTGGCTCCTTGACATCCTCTTCCACTGTGAAGGAAAGCATGATGGTGGGCTTTGATGACGTGCAACTTCAACTCTTGGATTGGCTCACTGGAGGGAACCGTAACCGCCAAATCATCCCAATCACAGGGATGGGCGGGattggtaagaccactcttgcccgACATATATTTGAGCATGCCCTCGTTAAGGAGCATTTTGATATTCGTGCATGGACTACAATTTCTCAAACCTATAATGTTAGAGAAACACTTAGAGAAGTTCTTCACCAAGCGAGCGGAGATTCGAGGAATGACTTGAGTGACGAAAACGAATTGGGAGAAAACTTGTACAAGTATTTATGGGGTAGGAGGTATCTCATAATACTTGATGATATGTGGAGTTTAGAGGTGTGGGACAAGATAAGGTTTTTCTTTCCCGATTACAATGATGGGAGTCGAGTAATCGTAACAACTAGGCTCTCAAACTTGGCTACTAAGTTGACAAGCTCTAACAGCATTGGTATGAGATTTTTAGATGATGTTTGTAGCTGGAGTTTGTTCTCCAAAACTGTATTTGGGGATGAGGTTTTTCCTCTTCAACTCGAGGAAATCGGAAAGAAGATCGTGGGGAAGTGTAAGGGACTTCCTTTGTCGATTGCTGTGATTGGGGGTCTTTTGGCAAAGTCCGAACTTACATTGGAGTATTGGGAGCACATAGAGGAAAACTTAAGCTCAATAGTGAAttcggaaaatgatgaatattggTTGAGAGTATTGAAACTAAGTTATGACCATTTGCTTGCCTATCTGAAGCCTTGTTTTTTGTACATGGGGATGTTTGGGGAAGATGAGGCAATTAGGGTCGCAAAACTCAAGAGGCTATGGGTTTCTGAAGGCTTTCTCAAACCAATAATCAATAAAAGCTTGGAAACAATTGCCAATGAGTATTTGAAGGAGCTAGTCGATAGAAACCTCATTCTAGTTCATGAGTTAGGGGTAGTTGGGAATATTAAGTACTGCAAAATGCATGATTTACTGAGAGATCTATGTTTGAAAGAAGCTGAAAAGCAGAGGTTTTATTATGTGTTAGGGCAACATTGTCCTCAAGGGATAAATAGCCAACGCCGCATTGTCATGGAAACTATGTCGTCACGTGCTCGTTCTTTCTTATGTCATGGCAATACGGTTCCAGAATTGCTAGATTTCAGATTTTTGAGGACATATGAGTATTCCAGAGGGTATTTAGAAGAAAATGTGTTTCAATTGGTGAACTTGAGGTACCTTTCGGCTAAATTTCGTGAGGGGTTCCAAATCCCTTCTTCAATTAGTCTGCTCTGGAATCTACACACACTAATTGTTGATTCTCCCAAGAAACTTACTGCACCAGTAGAAATTTGGAAAATGCATCAGCTTAAGCATGTCGAGTTCGCAAATGCAGGAATGTATCTCCCAGATCCTCGGAGCGGGCATAGTGATGTTATGATGGAGAATCTAGAGACGCTCAAAGGAGTGATTGATTTCAACTTGAATGAAGAAATGGTTAAGAGAATTCCCAATATCAAGAGACTGTCTATAAGATACATGGATAAAGTAATATTGGACAGAGTGAAGTGCCTTAGCTATCTTCAATGTCTGAGTAAGCTGGAAAGCTTGAGGTGCAGTACTGAATATGTAAGTGATGCTGAGTATCTGCAGTGTATTAGCTTCCCGCGCTCACTCAAGAAGCTGTGTTTGGTATGCGGAAAGTTCTTCCATTTGGAGGAAATTCTGGAAAAGATAGCTTCATTACCACTTCTTGAGAAGCTCACACTGACTTTTGGGCAGTTTGCAACACGCAGATGGGAAATAGTTGAAGGCCAATTCCCCAGCCTCAAATACTTGAGATTGTGGCAGTGTGCGGATATGGAATGTTGGACGTTAGAGGGCTCCTGCTTGCCACGCCTTGAGCAACTTCGTCTCTGGTGGATGGAGTCGTTGGAGGAGTTCCCTTCAGAAATTGGAGAAATACCAACACTCAAATCAATTGAATTGTGGAGATGCAGTGAATCAATGGCTGTGTCTGTGAAAAAGATAGTAGAGGAACAAGAGGAATTACAAGGGGACCCACCCTTTCATGTTATAGTTAAGTCACGCAAGGTCAGCCAAGAACTGCAGAGCTTGGCAACTCCCAACTTTCGTGTAGTCAAATGGGTGTAG
- the LOC131002592 gene encoding putative late blight resistance protein homolog R1A-3: protein MAYAALVSLTNTIDRFLNSNLYSISVEEEQQITSLLEYVTPFQDFLDKFPDKFKSLEERMREAANEAEDILEYLVLEKLFLSSDEESELHDDQLDRDSMIEDTILKLEKMLKECGQDILRQKAKDNSLKARICDVVIEVGKFEGFLKWERDHIRFRDKWRILPAKYAMFKSKRQFINHLKNKRNEIDSIMAEHHRFDKWKFLPGKFTKFKFKHHLKKIRKELFSKKNKSSTIEEEDDEESKLQSIKQLTKMGNEFDLITGEVIDMKNNSSDTAASSSGLAPADRVSDMISLHDDDDEKQGEEEEEVEVESECYRSAKQEQQMQRVMQKIALIAAQVKEIKDSSSSKDVERGGADTSAAPTSSSTDPSIHKDSMVGFEDYVLDVKDRLCGEPSRLQVIPICGMGGIGKTTLAKNVYDDPLTVGHFVIRVWVTISQDYSAQRILSSLLESLKEYNTGGLGKSDDEKVHKILMGRRYLVVMDDMWSGEAWDVVRKVFPDDGNGSRVVLTTRLFEVASYPDPANRLHEINLLNAEQSWNLLKHKVFADEECPSNLETIGEEIATSCKGLPLAIVVIAGLLSTVSKNPSSWQEIAEKVKSAKTTEHDQIEEILSLSYVELPQYLRPCFLYMATFPEDDEIHAKKLIRLWVAEGFVKYPSNCESFEKVGEECLDELMKRYLVLVKKRKSDNRIKSCSLHDLMRDLCIRKAHESQFFLNLMYKHVEKKPFRERIKNQRRVSLDSSHLRYVSDDDDSTIHSIRCSKYYLVKQNFVKGVKLLRVLDTVPADVESSPSVHQLCELFHLRYLAINYTESIPKGLSMLKNLQTLIIGGERREKLGVGVVRYLVLGWHTPQLRHVHFHGTIYFEDPSETTISLERLQTLSDVSHWSCTERILKKIPNLKKLKIDCSWGHHEDAACLNDLVHLHQLENLEVYAGLNDRPKHYKISYPSMLKKLSLIDLRLPWSHMILVGSLPNLQVLKLERGSWVDGDTWETIEGAFPALEVLLIGGSGFENWITESSHFPKLKRLLLHSCWNLNGIPNDIGDISTLELIEVTGEVKKSLIESVELIREEQEEYGNNILQVVCSDKSYRCGFG, encoded by the coding sequence ATGGCCTATGCTGCTCTTGTCTCCCTCACAAACACCATAGACCGATTCCTTAACAGCAATCTATATTCCATCTCTGTTGAAGAAGAACAACAAATTACATCTCTCCTTGAGTATGTTACTCCCTTCCAAGACTTCCTCGATAAATTTCCAGACAAGTTCAAGAGTTTGGAAGAGCGGATGAGGGAAGCGGCAAATGAAGCAGAAGATATCTTAGAATATCTTGTGTTGGAAAAGCTTTTCTTGTCTTCAGATGAAGAGTCTGAACTCCACGATGATCAACTCGACCGGGACTCTATGATCGAGGATACTATTTTGAAGCTGGAAAAGATGTTGAAGGAGTGTGGCCAAGATATTCTTCGCCAGAAAGCTAAAGACAACAGTTTGAAAGCCCGAATTTGCGACGTGGTAATTGAAGTGGGAAAGTTCGAAGGCTTCTTAAAGTGGGAGAGAGATCACATTCGTTTCAGAGACAAGTGGAGAATTTTACCAGCCAAGTATGCTATGTTCAAGTCCAAACGACAGTTCATAAACCACTTGAAAAATAAGAGAAATGAAATTGATTCGATCATGGCGGAACACCATAGGTTTGACAAGTGGAAATTTTTGCCAGGAAAGTTCACCAAGTTCAAGTTTAAACACCACTTGaagaaaataagaaaggaaCTTTTTTCGAAGAAGAATAAAAGTTCCACAATAGAAGAGGAAGACGACGAGGAGTCCAAACTCCAGTCCATAAAACAATTGACAAAGATGGGGAATGAATTTGATTTGATCACGGGGGAGGTGATCGACATGAAGAATAACAGCAGCGACACGGCTGCTTCCTCGTCTGGACTTGCACCAGCCGACAGGGTTAGTGATATGATTAGTTtacatgatgatgatgatgaaaagcagggggaagaggaagaggaagtggaAGTGGAGTCTGAATGCTATCGAAGTGCAAAACAAGAACAGCAGATGCAAAGAGTGATGCAGAAGATTGCTTTGATTGCTGCACAAGTGAAGGAAATCAAGGATAGCTCCAGCAGCAAGGACGTTGAACGTGGTGGTGCTGATACTTCTGCTGCTCCAACTTCATCATCAACTGATCCATCCATCCACAAAGATTCCATGGTTGGTTTTGAAGATTATGTGTTAGACGTGAAGGATCGCCTCTGTGGAGAGCCATCCCGACTCCAAGTCATCCCAATCTGTGGTATGGGTGGCATCGGCAAAACTACTCTTGCCAAGAACGTTTATGATGATCCATTAACGGTGGGCCATTTTGTGATTCGTGTTTGGGTCACAATATCACAAGATTACAGTGCACAGAGAATTCTTTCTAGCCTTCTGGAGTCCTTGAAGGAATACAACACAGGTGGATTGGGAAAAAGTGATGATGAAAAAGTGCACAAAATTTTAATGGGCAGGAGATATTTAGTTGtgatggatgatatgtggagtggTGAGGCATGGGATGTCGTCAGAAAGGTATTTCCTGATGATGGCAACGGAAGCCGTGTTGTGCTAACCACGAGGTTGTTTGAGGTGGCTTCTTATCCGGATCCTGCGAACAGGCTTCATGAGATAAACCTGTTgaatgcagagcagagctggaatttgTTGAAGCATAAGGTGTTTGCAGATGAAGAATGTCCTTCCAATTTAGAAACTATTGGGGAGGAGATTGCGACAAGCTGCAAAGGATTGCCCCTCGCGATTGTGGTGATTGCGGGGCTTCTATCCACAGTTAGTAAGAATCCATCTTCATGGCAGGAGATTGCAGAAAAGGTGAAGTCTGCAAAAACTACAGAGCATGACCAAATCGAGGAGATACTATCTTTGAGCTATGTCGAATTACCTCAATATTTGAGGCCATGTTTCTTGTACATGGCTACCTTTCCGGAAGATGATGAGATCCATGCAAAGAAACTTATCAGATTATGGGTAGCTGAGGGCTTTGTGAAATATCCAAGCAACTGTGAAAGCTTTGAAAAGGTGGGAGAAGAGTGTTTAGATGAACTCATGAAGAgatatcttgttttggtcaaaaaGAGGAAGTCTGATAACAGAATCAAAAGCTGCAGCCTCCATGATCTGATGAGGGACTTGTGCATAAGGAAAGCGCATGAAAGTCAGTTTTTCTTGAATCTGATGTATAAGCATGTTGAAAAGAAGCCTTTTAGAGAAAGGATAAAGAATCAGCGCCGCGTAAGCCTTGATTCTTCTCATCTCAGATACGTTTCAGACGATGATGATTCAACCATCCATTCCATCAGATGCTCGAAATATTATTTAGTAAAACAGAACTTTGTCAAGGGTGTGAAGTTGCTGAGGGTGTTGGATACGGTACCTGCTGACGTGGAGAGCTCACCATCAGTGCATCAACTATGTGAGTTATTTCATTTAAGATATCTTGCTATTAACTATACGGAATCTATTCCTAAGGGATTATCGATGCTTAAAAATCTGCAAACCTTAATCATTGGTGGAGAAAGACGAGAAAAATTAGGTGTTGGAGTGGTTCGTTATCTTGTGTTGGGTTGGCACACGCCACAATTAAGACATGTTCACTTTCACGGAACAATCTATTTTGAGGATCCAAGTGAAACAACTATCTCTCTAGAGAGGCTTCAAACACTTTCCGATGTGTCACATTGGAGTTGCACTGAAAGGATCTTGAAAAAGATCCCAAACCTTAAAAAGTTGAAGATTGATTGTTCTTGGGGTCATCATGAAGATGCAGCTTGTTTGAATGATCTGGTACATCTACACCAGCTCGAGAATTTGGAAGTATATGCTGGTTTGAATGATCGGCCAAAGCACTACAAGATTTCTTATCCTAGCATGCTGAAAAAGTTGAGTTTAATTGATTTGAGACTTCCTTGGAGCCACATGATTCTTGTTGGTTCGTTGCCAAATCTACAAGTTCTTAAACTAGAGCGTGGTAGTTGGGTCGATGGTGACACATGGGAAACAATCGAAGGAGCATTCCCAGCGTTGGAAGTTCTTCTAATTGGAGGTTCAGGGTTTGAGAATTGGATAACTGAAAGTAGCCATTTCCCCAAACTCAAACGGCTACTGCTTCATTCTTGTTGGAATCTCAATGGGATTCCAAATGATATTGGAGACATTTCAACTCTTGAACTCATTGAGGTTACAGGTGAAGTGAAAAAGTCTCTAATTGAGTCGGTTGAATTGATACGAGAGGAGCAAGAAGAATATGGAAACAACATCCTTCAAGTTGTTTGCAGTGATAAGTCCTATAGATGTGGATTTGGATAA